From the genome of Gracilibacillus salitolerans, one region includes:
- a CDS encoding glycoside hydrolase family 32 protein, protein MTINTINTKNTNETYRHHYHLMPEYGWMNDPNGFSFFNNSYHLFYQYYPYDTVWGPMHWAHAVSDDLIKWDHEKIALRPDKSYDKNGVFSGSGLQVGNEHWLYYTGHNDSFLDFLYDQNLKKKEGVIESEEIVSPIRQVQCLAKSADGITYEKYEHNPVISSQQVPSNIRLEDFRDPKVWEHHDRFYMIVGAKSHENVGHVLFYCSNDGVTWEYLNQLSLGPEYGTAWECPDLFELDGKHVLIFSPQEIPRIGYRYENIHSTMALIGEFDYETGEFIVENEQELDQGFDFYAPQTILSEEGKRVMVAWMNMWDVEYPLHELGHGWNGSMTLPRELLLKDGKLIQKPYHTIDKYREERIEWSHFSIKDYFENDKLHGNCQKMEIQFCMNDSDYFNMEFFKGDREKLLLSFDKSRNEIVLDRRNAQFPIKNMAIHNDFTRSHSIDLSQKVKLNIFLDVSSIEIFVNDGEHVFTSLFFSKELGKQVLLHSEGHTHIDELIKWELR, encoded by the coding sequence ATGACAATAAATACAATAAATACAAAAAATACAAACGAGACTTATCGACATCATTATCATCTAATGCCGGAATATGGCTGGATGAATGATCCTAACGGCTTTTCATTTTTTAACAATAGCTATCATCTATTTTATCAGTATTACCCATATGATACTGTATGGGGGCCAATGCATTGGGCTCACGCCGTTAGTGATGATTTAATAAAATGGGATCATGAAAAAATCGCTTTAAGACCTGATAAAAGTTATGACAAAAATGGTGTTTTCTCAGGATCAGGGCTTCAAGTAGGGAATGAACATTGGCTTTATTATACCGGGCATAATGATTCATTCCTGGATTTTTTATATGATCAAAATTTGAAAAAGAAAGAGGGGGTGATAGAAAGCGAAGAAATTGTTTCTCCTATTAGACAGGTTCAATGTTTAGCTAAGTCAGCGGATGGTATAACATACGAAAAATATGAACATAATCCTGTCATTTCCTCCCAACAAGTTCCTTCCAACATAAGATTGGAAGATTTTCGAGATCCAAAAGTTTGGGAGCACCATGATCGATTTTATATGATAGTTGGTGCAAAGAGTCATGAGAATGTTGGACATGTTTTATTCTATTGTTCCAATGATGGCGTTACATGGGAATATTTAAATCAACTCTCACTAGGTCCAGAGTATGGAACAGCATGGGAATGCCCAGATTTATTTGAATTAGATGGAAAACATGTATTGATTTTTTCACCTCAAGAAATTCCGCGTATCGGCTATCGCTATGAAAATATTCATTCTACGATGGCTTTAATCGGTGAGTTCGATTATGAGACAGGTGAATTCATAGTGGAAAACGAACAGGAACTGGATCAAGGTTTCGACTTTTACGCTCCGCAAACTATCTTGTCTGAAGAAGGAAAACGGGTGATGGTTGCTTGGATGAATATGTGGGACGTGGAATATCCTTTACATGAACTAGGCCATGGTTGGAATGGTTCCATGACACTGCCCCGAGAACTATTGCTAAAAGATGGAAAGCTTATTCAAAAACCTTATCATACGATAGACAAGTATAGAGAGGAAAGGATAGAGTGGAGTCATTTTAGTATAAAGGATTACTTTGAGAACGATAAATTGCACGGAAATTGTCAGAAAATGGAGATTCAATTTTGTATGAATGATAGTGATTATTTTAATATGGAATTTTTTAAAGGGGACCGAGAAAAATTATTGTTAAGCTTTGATAAATCTAGAAATGAAATAGTCCTAGATCGTCGAAATGCTCAATTCCCTATTAAAAATATGGCGATTCATAATGATTTTACGAGAAGCCATTCTATAGATTTAAGCCAAAAAGTTAAGCTAAACATTTTTTTAGATGTTTCTTCGATTGAAATTTTTGTGAATGATGGAGAACACGTATTTACTTCGTTATTCTTTTCAAAAGAATTAGGAAAGCAAGTGTTGCTTCATTCAGAAGGCCATACACATATTGATGAATTGATTAAGTGGGAACTTAGATAG
- a CDS encoding GH32 C-terminal domain-containing protein, with product MSLIYDLPFREGKGNQTKEAIRGNILPIHYVFNHAKYKASCSPNWVESPVSGYAVDFDGYSTYIKDQPLEVNGSFSISAFLAPRCFEACHGDVPTTIIDQINQSSQQGFALSIFRHGEVQFELGDGRNIYRFRTDRQLELLTKSFLTVSYNQEELSVTIYINGKKELESTNIKYFRPADIALSIGLNNHPFEISEVFKGGMFAGLIDFIKVYDHALTDKDIQKEYDKIRDKRSVPLEDIDLDEQKLLDDVHRPQYHAIPPQHWMNEPHAPFYYKGKYHLFYQKNASGPYFSHLHWGHWTSDDLVFWENEKTALFPQKGELSPSGVWSGSATIGPNNKPYLFYTFANFNKKYNQGVAIARPENVEDPHLVDWKMEPQGAIYQTDQQGIPSQFRDPFVWKDETEEKWYLIIGGGVKDKGPTVWIYTSTDCEHWDFKGELFSVDSSLYPYLGTNWELPVLLPVRDQQGQVKYAFIFMSFFDDESKYEVDTYYYLGEFDKQKVQFIPDTIEPELMDYGRFKFSGPSGFVDPVTNKTIVFSILQGDREEQEEYEAGWAHHAGLPIELFLENQELRIQPLENLASLREELLIHESNKSIEEANHKVKNIQDKMLEIMIEFEETENLVGLELKKDPANQEKTKLLFDKANDRVWLDRTESRKDKEGDIQGGSLKLDEGFKAHIFIDHSAMECYLNQKKMISSRASPVSSNSDYLSIVGNTDIRIKSIKIFRLQSIWKQKEMSD from the coding sequence ATGAGTTTAATATATGATCTTCCTTTTCGTGAAGGAAAAGGTAATCAAACAAAAGAAGCAATTCGCGGCAATATATTGCCCATTCATTATGTATTCAATCACGCAAAATATAAAGCAAGTTGTTCTCCTAATTGGGTGGAATCACCCGTATCTGGATATGCAGTGGACTTTGATGGATATTCCACTTATATCAAAGATCAACCTTTAGAAGTAAATGGGTCTTTTTCTATATCTGCCTTTCTTGCACCTCGGTGTTTTGAAGCATGTCACGGGGATGTACCTACTACCATAATCGATCAGATTAATCAGTCGAGTCAACAAGGATTCGCTTTAAGTATTTTTCGACACGGAGAAGTGCAATTCGAATTAGGAGATGGAAGAAATATTTATCGATTTAGAACCGATAGACAACTTGAATTGCTTACAAAATCTTTCCTAACGGTGTCATATAACCAAGAAGAACTCTCCGTTACGATTTATATCAATGGAAAGAAGGAGCTTGAAAGTACTAACATAAAATATTTCCGTCCAGCTGATATCGCGTTATCCATCGGATTAAATAATCACCCATTTGAGATTAGTGAGGTGTTTAAAGGGGGCATGTTTGCTGGACTGATAGATTTTATAAAGGTATATGATCATGCACTGACAGATAAGGACATTCAAAAAGAATATGACAAAATACGTGACAAGCGATCAGTGCCATTAGAGGATATCGATCTCGATGAACAAAAACTATTAGATGATGTGCATCGTCCTCAATATCATGCCATTCCTCCGCAACATTGGATGAATGAGCCGCATGCCCCTTTTTACTATAAAGGGAAATATCACTTATTCTATCAGAAAAATGCATCTGGTCCTTATTTTTCCCATTTACATTGGGGGCATTGGACGAGTGATGATTTAGTATTTTGGGAAAATGAAAAAACGGCTCTCTTTCCGCAAAAGGGAGAATTGTCGCCATCAGGTGTATGGTCTGGCTCTGCAACTATAGGGCCCAATAACAAGCCTTATCTTTTCTATACCTTTGCCAATTTCAACAAAAAATACAATCAAGGTGTAGCGATTGCTCGTCCTGAAAATGTTGAAGATCCCCATTTAGTCGATTGGAAAATGGAACCACAAGGAGCTATCTATCAAACCGACCAACAAGGAATCCCTTCACAATTTCGAGATCCATTTGTTTGGAAAGATGAAACAGAAGAAAAATGGTATTTGATCATTGGAGGCGGTGTGAAAGATAAGGGACCTACAGTTTGGATATATACATCCACTGATTGTGAGCATTGGGATTTTAAAGGGGAATTATTTTCAGTAGATAGTAGCCTTTATCCATACCTCGGAACCAATTGGGAGCTCCCTGTTTTATTACCAGTACGTGATCAGCAGGGGCAAGTGAAGTATGCCTTTATTTTTATGAGTTTCTTTGATGATGAATCGAAATATGAAGTGGATACTTATTATTATTTAGGAGAATTCGATAAGCAAAAAGTCCAATTTATCCCGGATACAATAGAGCCGGAATTAATGGATTACGGTCGATTTAAATTTAGCGGTCCAAGTGGATTTGTGGATCCTGTTACGAATAAAACGATTGTTTTCTCCATTCTTCAAGGAGATCGAGAGGAACAAGAAGAATATGAAGCAGGATGGGCTCATCATGCAGGCCTGCCAATTGAGTTATTCTTGGAGAATCAGGAATTACGTATCCAACCTTTAGAAAATTTAGCTTCATTAAGAGAAGAGCTGTTAATCCATGAAAGCAATAAATCTATTGAAGAAGCCAATCATAAAGTGAAAAATATTCAGGATAAAATGCTAGAGATCATGATTGAATTTGAAGAAACCGAGAATCTAGTTGGACTCGAGTTAAAGAAGGATCCCGCTAATCAAGAAAAAACAAAGCTGCTTTTTGACAAAGCAAACGATAGGGTTTGGCTGGATAGAACGGAAAGCAGAAAGGATAAAGAGGGTGACATTCAAGGCGGATCACTAAAACTGGATGAAGGTTTTAAAGCCCATATTTTTATTGATCATTCTGCGATGGAATGTTATTTGAATCAGAAAAAAATGATATCCAGCAGAGCCTCCCCCGTATCATCCAATAGTGATTACTTGTCTATTGTTGGTAACACTGATATTAGAATTAAATCAATCAAAATTTTCAGACTTCAATCTATTTGGAAACAGAAAGAAATGAGTGATTAG
- a CDS encoding carbohydrate ABC transporter permease, whose amino-acid sequence MKGITVIRLLKYIVLIAFAILFLFPTVWMFVSSTKTVVEISEEIGSMQSFIPNFTNIQNWLVPYQEMFSRFNFSIHFFNSVYYTFIIVFGSLFVNSLAGYALAVFDVPFKKFITGALIILIIFPFQSVFIQIFIIINQWNLTNTVWGLALPHIGSAFYIYLFMVFFQKIPKELRESAYIDGASNWKIFTKIVVPISKPIFMTIGILVFVGAWNDYVWPLMVFTEESKYPLSVAVNIMNETKPAYLNQVMAGLTVTTIPILLIYILGQKYITPQNSSSGIK is encoded by the coding sequence GTGAAAGGGATTACGGTCATTCGTTTATTAAAATATATCGTATTAATCGCCTTTGCTATTTTGTTCTTATTTCCCACTGTTTGGATGTTTGTAAGCAGTACAAAAACCGTGGTGGAAATTTCAGAAGAAATAGGTTCGATGCAAAGTTTTATACCGAACTTCACTAATATTCAAAATTGGTTAGTACCTTACCAAGAAATGTTTAGCCGATTTAATTTCTCGATCCATTTCTTTAACAGTGTTTATTACACTTTTATTATTGTATTCGGAAGCTTATTCGTTAATTCGTTGGCAGGGTATGCTTTAGCTGTATTTGATGTACCCTTTAAAAAGTTTATTACAGGCGCTTTAATTATTTTAATTATTTTTCCATTTCAATCTGTATTTATTCAAATTTTTATCATTATCAATCAATGGAATCTGACGAATACAGTTTGGGGATTAGCGCTTCCTCATATTGGAAGTGCCTTTTATATTTATCTGTTTATGGTGTTTTTTCAAAAAATCCCTAAAGAACTAAGGGAATCTGCTTATATAGATGGGGCATCTAATTGGAAGATATTTACCAAAATAGTGGTACCAATCTCCAAACCTATTTTTATGACCATTGGTATATTGGTTTTTGTCGGCGCTTGGAATGATTATGTTTGGCCACTAATGGTTTTTACAGAAGAGAGTAAATATCCATTATCAGTTGCGGTAAATATTATGAATGAAACGAAGCCTGCTTATTTAAACCAAGTCATGGCAGGATTAACTGTCACCACCATTCCGATTCTATTAATCTATATTTTGGGGCAAAAATACATTACTCCTCAGAATTCTTCATCTGGGATTAAATAA
- a CDS encoding carbohydrate ABC transporter permease, giving the protein MHNIKQKIKQNKTLDFIFSGKILFLLPAFALISIFVIYPLILAVGYSFTDYYLLKPNDISFVGFDNYMEIAYDKYAKKAFFNSAKYVIYIVPLQVILSLFLATLIAKKSKTNTLFRTAFFSPYILSIIVVSLLWKNILDPNSGIVNEFLASLGFAKQEFFSDPNLALPTISFIILWQGISFQMLILMAALQDIPSSLYEAASMEGANAWQKFKHITLPSIKGQVVFVLIVVTTGTFKIIIEPLVITNGGPQGSTSSILLYMFEQGTRYRQIGYASAITVIFAIILIMIAFVQRKLVKEEEG; this is encoded by the coding sequence ATGCATAATATCAAGCAAAAGATAAAACAAAATAAAACTCTTGATTTTATTTTTAGTGGAAAAATATTATTTTTGCTTCCGGCTTTTGCGTTGATCAGTATCTTTGTTATTTATCCACTAATTTTAGCCGTTGGTTATTCTTTTACTGATTATTATTTGCTGAAACCAAATGATATATCTTTTGTTGGCTTTGATAACTACATGGAAATAGCTTATGACAAATATGCTAAGAAGGCTTTCTTTAATTCAGCGAAATACGTTATTTATATTGTGCCATTACAGGTTATTTTATCTTTATTTTTGGCCACGCTGATTGCGAAAAAGTCCAAAACGAACACACTTTTTCGAACGGCTTTCTTTTCGCCGTATATTTTGTCTATTATCGTTGTTTCCTTATTGTGGAAAAACATCTTAGATCCCAATTCAGGAATTGTAAACGAATTTTTGGCTTCATTAGGCTTTGCAAAACAAGAGTTTTTCTCTGACCCAAATTTAGCACTCCCGACCATTTCCTTCATTATTCTTTGGCAAGGGATCAGTTTTCAGATGTTAATCTTAATGGCTGCTCTTCAGGATATACCATCTTCTCTTTATGAAGCAGCTTCTATGGAAGGGGCAAATGCTTGGCAGAAATTCAAACATATTACGCTTCCTAGTATAAAAGGTCAGGTCGTATTTGTACTAATTGTCGTGACCACAGGAACTTTTAAAATCATCATTGAACCTTTAGTTATAACAAATGGCGGACCGCAAGGCAGTACATCAAGTATTCTTTTATATATGTTTGAACAAGGAACAAGGTATCGTCAAATAGGTTATGCCAGTGCCATCACCGTCATTTTTGCCATCATATTGATTATGATTGCCTTTGTCCAAAGAAAGCTAGTAAAGGAGGAAGAAGGGTGA